From the genome of Neomonachus schauinslandi chromosome 5, ASM220157v2, whole genome shotgun sequence, one region includes:
- the LOC110580906 gene encoding matrix Gla protein produces MKSLLLPCLLAAWAMAALCYESHESMESYEINPFINRRNANTFISPQLRWRAKAQERIRESIKPAYEINREACDDFKLCERYAMVYGYNAAYNRYFRQRRGAK; encoded by the exons ATGAAGAGcctgctccttccctgccttctggCTGCCTGGGCTATGGCAGCTCTGTGCTATG AATCTCATGAAAGCATGGAATCCTATGAAATTA atcccTTCATTAACAGGAGAAATGCTAATACTTTTATATCCCCGCAACTGAGATGGAGAGCTAAAGCCCAAGAGAG GATCAGAGAAAGCATCAAGCCTGCCTATGAGATCAATCGGGAAGCCTGTGATGACTTCAAGCTTTGTGAACGCTATGCCATGGTTTATGGATACAACGCTGCCTACAATCGCTATTTCAGGCAGCGCCGAGGGGCCAAATGA